A window from Micromonospora profundi encodes these proteins:
- a CDS encoding aminopeptidase, with amino-acid sequence MAGLLSIAAALLAMPAASLQFTLVMLLALLGYVLLERGARRVRWPVAVGIGLLAAVATTRLLWWREQADEAGWLTYGQGVATMAMSEPAREMIDRERLAALGLLLGVVCLAAGALALPARGRRRGAVTSVLALTLLTWLGLSLGRGSDRQPLLDLAATVWPALLAAVVAIGAFALSGWRADRHWLLPLGLFLLSVAAAHACSELATAWSDWVIATGPPSDAFLEPGMRVNTSADNFPQVSWAVSAAITLAGVGMVAVGASRSSREADAA; translated from the coding sequence GTGGCTGGTCTGCTCTCGATCGCGGCGGCGCTGCTCGCCATGCCTGCCGCGTCGTTGCAGTTCACCCTCGTCATGTTGCTCGCCCTACTCGGGTACGTGCTGCTGGAGCGAGGTGCACGTCGAGTGAGGTGGCCGGTCGCCGTTGGTATCGGGCTACTCGCCGCGGTAGCGACGACGAGGCTGCTCTGGTGGCGGGAGCAGGCCGACGAAGCGGGCTGGCTGACGTACGGCCAAGGGGTGGCGACGATGGCCATGTCGGAGCCGGCACGGGAGATGATCGACCGCGAAAGGCTCGCCGCCCTCGGCCTGCTGCTCGGTGTTGTCTGTCTGGCGGCCGGCGCGCTGGCGTTGCCGGCGCGCGGCAGGCGGCGAGGTGCGGTGACGAGCGTCCTCGCGCTGACGCTGCTTACGTGGCTCGGGCTGAGCCTCGGGCGCGGCAGCGACCGTCAACCGCTGCTCGACCTAGCTGCGACGGTGTGGCCGGCGCTGCTCGCAGCCGTTGTGGCCATAGGAGCATTCGCGCTGTCAGGGTGGCGGGCCGACAGACATTGGCTGCTCCCGCTGGGGTTGTTCCTGCTGTCAGTCGCAGCGGCTCACGCCTGCTCGGAGCTGGCAACGGCATGGTCAGACTGGGTGATCGCGACCGGACCTCCAAGCGACGCGTTCCTGGAGCCAGGGATGAGGGTGAACACGTCGGCGGACAACTTCCCTCAGGTGTCGTGGGCCGTTAGCGCCGCAATCACGCTCGCCGGTGTGGGGATGGTGGCGGTTGGCGCATCGCGCAGCTCCCGCGAGGCTGACGCCGCATAG
- a CDS encoding cyclase family protein, with protein sequence MPQSPNHPHYWHALPRRHGDMVRADGGSASNDIITMGTHVGTHIDAFAHVSQDGRLVDGSDAYDASVGGRFAKLGAHTIPPMVCRGVLLDVPTALGTPEGCAPGYEITPDDLEATLERQGGSVEAGDVVLIRSGWGRHFDNPDRSVFIGGDSGVPGISEAGARWLAERGVLAAGADTIAFECLRPGAGHSVLPAHRVLLVESGIYIMETLDLEDLAAQRVHEFVFVASPLKFYGATGSPIRPLAVTTGE encoded by the coding sequence ATGCCCCAGTCGCCAAACCACCCGCACTACTGGCACGCGCTGCCGCGCCGGCACGGGGACATGGTGCGGGCCGACGGTGGCTCCGCCTCGAACGACATCATCACGATGGGCACCCACGTCGGCACGCACATCGATGCCTTCGCCCACGTGTCTCAGGACGGTCGCCTCGTCGACGGCTCGGACGCCTATGACGCCTCCGTCGGCGGTCGGTTCGCCAAGCTCGGCGCGCACACCATTCCCCCAATGGTGTGCCGTGGCGTCCTGCTCGACGTACCGACGGCCCTCGGCACCCCGGAAGGGTGTGCTCCCGGCTACGAGATCACGCCCGATGACCTGGAGGCCACCCTCGAACGGCAGGGCGGGTCCGTCGAGGCCGGCGACGTCGTCCTGATCCGTAGTGGCTGGGGTCGACACTTCGACAACCCGGACCGTTCCGTGTTCATCGGCGGCGACTCCGGCGTACCGGGCATCAGCGAGGCCGGCGCGCGCTGGCTCGCGGAGCGGGGCGTCCTCGCCGCGGGCGCGGACACCATCGCCTTCGAGTGCCTCCGGCCCGGCGCGGGGCACAGTGTCCTGCCCGCGCACCGGGTGCTGCTTGTCGAGTCCGGCATCTACATCATGGAGACGCTCGACCTTGAGGATCTCGCCGCCCAGCGCGTGCACGAGTTCGTCTTCGTCGCCTCGCCGCTCAAGTTCTACGGTGCGACCGGCTCGCCCATCCGCCCGTTGGCGGTGACGACCGGTGAATGA
- a CDS encoding MmgE/PrpD family protein encodes MNEVTLAQTIARFAAQTRYEDLPHEVVASVRQRVLDTLGICIAAQSLDSSRAVIDYVAEQGGAPQARAIGVPHRVPAALAAFGNGVLAHSLDYDDTHLPSVLHPSASIVPSVLAAAERAGADGRTAVTAIAVGLEVCVRIGMAGYDREAGNSVFFEHGQHATSICGALGGAVAVGVILGQNEEQLTSSLGVAASMAAGIIEANRTGGNVKRLHCGWAAHSAVTAADLVSRGITGPPTVLEGRFGFFQAFLRGEFDPAAIVEGLGTEWEVPRIFFKPYPANHFTHAAIDAATGLRRRGVDHREVRRLTLGAPAPVIRTIGEPIEGKRRPTTGYQAQFSGPYAVAVGLLGGGGGLGVALDDYTDALAVDPTRREIMDKVSVVADDECTKIFPSQFPAVLTAELVDGSEVTERVLVNRGGPENPLSDDEVALKFRDNAGRHLPETVVARIAAHSLALDELSDVGIVLSSLDDAADSANTSAAQEGQL; translated from the coding sequence GTGAATGAGGTGACCCTCGCGCAGACGATCGCGCGCTTCGCCGCCCAGACCCGCTACGAGGATCTGCCCCACGAGGTGGTTGCCAGTGTGCGGCAGCGGGTCCTGGACACCCTCGGCATCTGCATCGCGGCGCAGAGCCTCGACAGCAGCCGGGCGGTCATCGACTACGTCGCCGAGCAGGGCGGTGCTCCTCAGGCTCGCGCGATCGGCGTGCCGCACCGGGTTCCCGCCGCGCTCGCCGCCTTCGGCAACGGGGTGCTCGCGCACTCCCTCGACTACGACGACACGCACCTGCCGTCCGTACTCCACCCGAGCGCGAGCATCGTGCCGAGCGTGCTTGCCGCCGCCGAGCGTGCCGGCGCCGATGGGCGTACGGCTGTCACTGCCATCGCCGTGGGCCTGGAGGTCTGCGTCCGCATCGGCATGGCCGGCTACGACCGGGAGGCCGGCAACTCCGTGTTCTTCGAGCACGGGCAGCACGCGACCTCGATCTGCGGTGCCCTCGGTGGGGCAGTGGCAGTGGGTGTCATCCTCGGTCAGAACGAGGAACAGCTCACGAGTTCCCTCGGCGTCGCGGCGTCCATGGCCGCAGGCATCATCGAGGCCAACCGCACCGGTGGCAACGTCAAGCGACTGCACTGCGGCTGGGCCGCTCACTCCGCAGTGACCGCCGCCGACCTGGTCAGCCGGGGCATCACGGGGCCGCCGACAGTCCTCGAAGGACGGTTCGGGTTCTTCCAGGCGTTCCTGCGCGGCGAGTTCGACCCCGCCGCCATCGTCGAGGGCCTGGGAACCGAGTGGGAGGTGCCCAGGATCTTCTTCAAGCCGTACCCCGCGAACCACTTCACCCACGCCGCCATCGACGCCGCCACAGGGCTGCGGCGCCGCGGAGTGGACCACCGCGAGGTACGTCGCCTCACCCTCGGTGCTCCCGCGCCGGTGATCCGGACGATCGGCGAGCCGATCGAGGGCAAGCGTCGCCCGACCACGGGCTATCAGGCCCAGTTCTCGGGCCCGTACGCGGTGGCCGTCGGCCTGCTCGGCGGAGGCGGTGGCCTCGGGGTCGCCCTCGACGACTACACCGACGCACTCGCTGTCGACCCGACACGTCGGGAGATCATGGACAAGGTGAGCGTCGTCGCCGACGACGAGTGCACCAAGATCTTCCCCAGCCAGTTCCCAGCGGTCCTCACCGCCGAACTCGTCGACGGCTCGGAGGTCACCGAGCGGGTCCTCGTCAACAGGGGCGGTCCAGAGAACCCGCTCTCCGACGACGAGGTCGCCCTCAAGTTCCGTGACAACGCCGGTCGGCACCTTCCCGAGACGGTGGTGGCGCGGATCGCCGCGCACTCGCTGGCTCTCGACGAATTGAGCGACGTCGGAATCGTCCTCTCGTCGCTCGACGACGCGGCGGATTCCGCGAACACCAGTGCCGCGCAGGAGGGCCAGCTATGA
- a CDS encoding dihydroorotase encodes MNYDLIVRNVRLVTHESPQTVLTDIAVTDGRVAAVGHLGDATATTTVDGGGKLALPGVVDAHQHWGIYNPLEIDAETESKAAAQGGVTTGLNYIRTGQYYLNKSGAYRDFFPEVLERTQGRAYIDYAFHLAPMSKEHISEIPELIEEHGVSSFKIFMFYGGYGLHGRSADQSSFLMTPEGERYDLAHFEFVMRGIQAARNAAPQIADSISLSLHCETAEIMSAYTAMVEQEGQLTGLEAYSASRPAHSEGLAISIASYLAHETQLANINLLHLSGRKAVEAALLMARTFPHINFRREVTIGHLVADYHSASGIGGKVNPPLRSRDDVEGLWEHVLAGEIDWVVSDHACCRDEMKFGSERDNVFVAKSGFGGAEYLLPALISEGRKRGLGWDRIAALTAWNPAERYGLSGRKGVIKVGYDADFCLVDDSRSWTVRAEDSLSTQEYTPFEGFELSASVTDTFVRGHHVFVDGAIQGEPRGEYQRRPLTSE; translated from the coding sequence ATGAACTACGACCTCATCGTCCGCAACGTTCGTCTCGTCACCCACGAGTCGCCGCAGACCGTGCTCACCGACATCGCCGTGACCGACGGGCGGGTGGCCGCCGTCGGTCACCTCGGCGATGCCACAGCGACGACGACCGTCGACGGTGGTGGCAAGCTCGCGCTGCCCGGTGTCGTCGACGCCCACCAGCACTGGGGCATCTACAACCCGCTGGAGATCGACGCCGAGACGGAGTCGAAGGCGGCGGCCCAGGGCGGCGTGACGACGGGCCTCAACTACATCCGCACCGGGCAGTACTACCTCAACAAGTCCGGCGCGTACCGGGACTTCTTCCCCGAGGTCCTCGAGCGCACCCAGGGCCGGGCGTACATCGACTACGCCTTCCACCTTGCGCCGATGTCCAAGGAACACATCAGCGAGATCCCCGAGCTCATCGAGGAGCACGGCGTCTCGTCGTTCAAGATCTTCATGTTCTACGGCGGCTACGGCCTGCACGGCCGGTCGGCCGACCAGAGTTCGTTCCTCATGACGCCGGAGGGGGAGCGCTACGACCTCGCGCACTTCGAGTTCGTCATGCGCGGCATCCAGGCGGCCCGCAACGCCGCGCCGCAGATCGCCGACTCCATCTCCCTCAGCCTGCACTGCGAGACCGCCGAGATCATGTCGGCGTACACCGCGATGGTCGAGCAGGAGGGTCAGCTGACCGGGCTCGAGGCGTACTCCGCCTCCCGGCCGGCGCACTCCGAGGGACTGGCGATCTCCATCGCCTCCTACCTCGCGCACGAGACGCAGCTGGCCAACATCAACCTGCTGCACCTGAGTGGACGCAAGGCCGTCGAGGCTGCCCTGCTCATGGCGCGTACGTTCCCGCACATCAACTTCCGCCGCGAGGTCACTATCGGTCACCTCGTCGCCGACTACCACAGCGCGTCCGGCATCGGCGGCAAGGTGAACCCGCCGCTGCGCTCGCGTGACGACGTCGAAGGGCTGTGGGAACACGTCCTCGCCGGCGAGATCGACTGGGTGGTCAGCGACCACGCCTGCTGCCGTGACGAGATGAAGTTCGGGTCCGAGCGCGACAACGTCTTCGTCGCCAAGTCCGGCTTCGGCGGCGCGGAGTACCTGCTGCCGGCGCTGATCAGCGAGGGCCGCAAGCGTGGCCTCGGCTGGGACCGGATCGCGGCCCTCACCGCCTGGAACCCCGCCGAGCGGTACGGGCTGTCCGGTCGCAAGGGCGTCATCAAGGTGGGGTACGACGCGGACTTCTGCCTCGTCGACGACTCCCGGTCGTGGACCGTACGCGCCGAGGACTCCCTGTCGACGCAGGAGTACACGCCGTTCGAGGGCTTCGAGCTGTCCGCATCGGTCACCGACACGTTCGTGCGCGGCCACCACGTCTTCGTCGACGGTGCCATCCAGGGCGAGCCCCGCGGTGAGTACCAGCGGCGCCCGCTCACCAGCGAGTAA
- a CDS encoding FAD-dependent oxidoreductase, protein MADVNLLVAGAGGGIVAALRAQELGLSVAVIDANEHFLRANNTSMSTAMIPGAGSRFQREAGVDDSPETFAEDVRRKTKGRANPVVTEALSQISAPLVEWLADSLELPLELVTDFEYPGHTRHRCHTVPGRHGTILLGMLHRVARERGIDVIVPARLVTARHEGDVVIAVTEQPDGTREEISCDALVLATNGFGADPALIAEHTPEIAGAVYHGSEASRGDALRIGRTFDAAVDCIDAYQGHGALSLSGTLVGWATVMHGGFIVNTGGDRFADETQGYSEFAALELTQPDNRAFIIFDQRIHDACLAFEDFRQTKESGVLRQGNSVAELAERLGLPADRLEASFTQAAAGRLGETDRYGRSRWGDVDLVAPFYGVEVRPALFHTQGGLSVDATARVLNGAGAPIAGLYAAGGAAVGISGRGADGYLAGNGLLAALGLAFIAAEDAGRRLGERTAGQ, encoded by the coding sequence ATGGCGGACGTCAACCTGCTCGTGGCTGGCGCGGGCGGCGGCATCGTCGCGGCGTTGCGGGCCCAGGAGCTCGGTCTCTCGGTCGCGGTGATCGACGCGAACGAGCACTTTCTGCGGGCCAACAACACGTCGATGTCGACAGCCATGATTCCGGGTGCCGGATCGCGGTTCCAGCGCGAGGCGGGAGTCGATGACTCGCCGGAGACCTTCGCCGAGGACGTCCGGCGCAAGACGAAGGGGCGTGCCAACCCGGTCGTCACCGAGGCGTTGAGTCAGATCTCGGCCCCCCTCGTCGAGTGGCTCGCCGACTCGCTCGAACTCCCGCTCGAACTCGTCACGGACTTCGAGTACCCCGGGCACACGCGGCACCGGTGCCACACCGTGCCGGGGCGGCACGGCACGATCCTGCTCGGCATGCTCCACCGTGTCGCCCGGGAGCGGGGGATCGACGTCATCGTCCCCGCGCGCCTGGTGACGGCCCGGCACGAGGGTGACGTCGTCATCGCCGTGACCGAGCAGCCGGACGGGACGCGGGAGGAGATCTCCTGCGACGCCCTCGTCCTCGCGACGAACGGTTTCGGGGCCGACCCGGCGCTCATCGCCGAGCACACCCCGGAGATCGCCGGCGCCGTCTACCACGGCAGCGAAGCCTCGCGCGGCGACGCCCTGCGCATCGGGCGGACGTTCGACGCGGCAGTCGACTGCATCGACGCGTACCAGGGCCATGGTGCGCTCTCGCTCAGCGGCACGCTCGTCGGTTGGGCGACGGTGATGCACGGCGGGTTCATCGTCAACACGGGCGGGGACCGCTTCGCCGACGAGACGCAGGGTTACTCCGAGTTCGCCGCCCTCGAACTCACCCAGCCGGACAACCGCGCGTTCATCATCTTCGACCAGCGGATCCACGACGCCTGCCTCGCCTTCGAGGACTTCCGCCAGACCAAGGAGTCCGGGGTGCTGCGGCAGGGCAACTCGGTGGCCGAGTTGGCCGAGCGGCTGGGCCTGCCCGCCGACCGGCTTGAGGCGTCCTTCACGCAGGCAGCGGCCGGACGTCTCGGCGAGACCGACAGGTACGGGCGCTCCCGTTGGGGCGACGTGGACCTGGTCGCTCCGTTCTACGGGGTCGAGGTGCGCCCCGCGCTCTTCCACACTCAGGGAGGGCTTTCCGTTGACGCGACGGCGCGCGTCCTCAATGGCGCCGGTGCTCCCATTGCCGGGCTCTACGCGGCCGGTGGCGCCGCCGTGGGCATCAGCGGTAGGGGAGCGGACGGCTATCTGGCCGGAAATGGGCTGCTCGCGGCACTCGGACTCGCCTTCATCGCGGCCGAGGACGCGGGCCGGCGGCTGGGGGAGCGGACGGCTGGCCAATAG
- a CDS encoding class I SAM-dependent methyltransferase, translating to MKTGLKQRGRANFNLLADLAAWSGRELQASAERTLDKQLESRTLPEGARERLRLGYELLGNSRSFAWDRFYTRVIAERQYVAALEAYQDGEAEIRAEYEANADKGGVLELNPDVEIPDYWTTEFHLTPGGWDGHEHMGFMIHDYVYDLIFATGGIGAIKPGDHFSDLRYVAAVEGNRDHYDNILELGVGTGRYALALQRAYPNAKIHGVDLGASELLHAKLIAARSGFEWNLRQAQAEATGYDADTFDLTSAFILFHEIPAPAAKAVVQEAFRVTKPGGEFLVADVAPYSEHENLFRSVVLDWETENRNEPFWRGALLTDRRALLESAGFVDVQEYSVGTANYPWITKGVKPAA from the coding sequence GTGAAGACGGGTCTCAAGCAGCGTGGCCGGGCCAACTTCAACCTGCTGGCGGATCTGGCCGCGTGGAGCGGCCGGGAGCTGCAGGCGTCGGCCGAGCGGACGCTGGACAAGCAGTTGGAGAGCAGGACCCTCCCCGAGGGCGCCCGCGAGCGGCTGCGCCTCGGCTACGAACTGCTCGGCAACTCCAGGTCGTTTGCCTGGGACCGCTTCTACACCCGGGTCATCGCCGAGCGTCAGTACGTCGCGGCGCTGGAGGCGTACCAGGACGGAGAGGCGGAGATCCGGGCCGAGTACGAGGCGAACGCCGACAAGGGTGGGGTGCTCGAACTCAACCCGGACGTCGAGATCCCTGATTACTGGACGACGGAGTTCCACCTCACGCCCGGTGGCTGGGACGGCCACGAGCACATGGGCTTTATGATCCACGACTACGTCTACGACCTGATCTTCGCGACCGGCGGGATCGGCGCCATCAAGCCCGGCGACCACTTCTCCGACCTGCGCTACGTGGCCGCCGTCGAGGGCAACCGCGACCACTACGACAACATCCTCGAACTCGGCGTCGGGACCGGCCGTTACGCCCTGGCGCTTCAGCGCGCCTACCCGAACGCGAAGATCCACGGCGTCGACCTCGGCGCGAGCGAGCTGCTGCACGCCAAGCTCATCGCCGCCCGCAGTGGCTTCGAGTGGAACCTGCGCCAGGCCCAGGCCGAGGCCACCGGCTACGACGCGGACACCTTCGACCTCACCTCGGCCTTCATCCTCTTCCACGAGATCCCGGCGCCGGCCGCCAAGGCCGTTGTCCAGGAAGCCTTCCGGGTGACCAAGCCGGGCGGGGAGTTCCTGGTCGCGGACGTGGCGCCCTACAGCGAGCACGAGAACCTCTTCCGCTCCGTCGTGCTCGACTGGGAGACGGAGAACCGCAACGAGCCGTTCTGGCGTGGCGCGCTCCTCACCGACCGCAGGGCACTGCTCGAATCCGCCGGGTTCGTCGACGTCCAGGAATACAGCGTGGGCACGGCCAACTACCCGTGGATCACCAAGGGCGTCAAGCCCGCAGCCTGA